A single window of Chitinispirillum alkaliphilum DNA harbors:
- a CDS encoding cupin — MKKGTDQTLISKPFKYNELVNYQDGSIVSRTILDHDVGTITVFAFDAEQSLSEHTAPFDALIEVVEGKGNIIIEGKEYEVNSGEQIIMPANRPHAVNAAERFKMVLVMIRAKKTE, encoded by the coding sequence ATGAAAAAAGGAACAGACCAGACACTCATCTCAAAACCTTTCAAATACAATGAACTGGTAAATTACCAGGATGGTTCTATCGTCAGCAGAACTATCCTTGACCACGATGTCGGTACAATTACGGTATTTGCCTTTGACGCAGAGCAGAGTTTAAGCGAACACACTGCACCCTTTGATGCTCTTATTGAAGTTGTTGAAGGTAAGGGCAATATCATTATTGAAGGAAAGGAGTATGAGGTCAACAGCGGTGAGCAGATAATCATGCCTGCAAACAGGCCACATGCAGTGAATGCTGCCGAGCGTTTTAAAATGGTACTTGTCATGATCAGGGCAAAGAAAACGGAATAA